The Pseudarthrobacter sp. NS4 genome includes a window with the following:
- a CDS encoding heme-copper oxidase subunit III, protein MWLSSELMFFAGLFAMYFTLRSTSAQMWADETAKLNFPFALANTIVLVASSFTCQMGVFAAERLQPRRTGGVFKFSRWGMNEWFTLTFLMGAFFVAGQATEYAMLVSEHVSLSSNAYGSAFYMTTGFHGLHVIGGLIAFLLIMGRSFAAKKFGHFEATSAIVTSYYWHFVDVVWIGLFLVIYVLK, encoded by the coding sequence GTGTGGCTGTCCAGCGAGTTGATGTTCTTCGCCGGTCTCTTCGCCATGTACTTCACGCTGCGCTCCACGAGTGCACAGATGTGGGCGGACGAGACGGCCAAGCTCAACTTCCCCTTTGCGCTCGCCAACACGATCGTCCTCGTGGCCAGTTCCTTCACTTGCCAGATGGGCGTCTTCGCCGCTGAGCGGCTCCAGCCGCGCCGGACCGGGGGTGTGTTCAAGTTCTCCCGCTGGGGAATGAATGAATGGTTCACCCTGACGTTCCTCATGGGCGCGTTCTTCGTCGCCGGCCAGGCCACGGAATACGCAATGCTGGTTTCCGAGCACGTCTCGCTCTCCTCCAACGCCTATGGCTCGGCCTTCTACATGACCACCGGCTTCCACGGCCTCCACGTCATCGGCGGATTGATCGCGTTCCTGCTGATCATGGGGCGGTCCTTTGCCGCGAAGAAGTTCGGGCACTTCGAGGCAACGTCCGCGATCGTCACCTCTTACTACTGGCACTTTGTCGATGTCGTGTGGATCGGCCTCTTCCTGGTCATCTACGTACTCAAGTAG
- a CDS encoding c-type cytochrome, giving the protein MKALSQKRRHPLAAIALLLMGLLVTGGLYAVATTVNEAKASTTTYSANDVEEGGKLFAANCSTCHGMGASGSQAGPSLVGVGAASVDFQVGTGRMPMQMNGPQAMEKPVQFNDEQTRQLAAYVASLGAGPAIPDESLLDEGGDAAVGGELFRTNCAMCHNAAAAGGALTRGKFAPELAGVSGKHIYEAMVTGPQNMPVFSDSNITPEGKRDIITFLKQIESTGSPGGAALGSLGPVAEGLFVWVAGLGVIIAFTIWLTSRTS; this is encoded by the coding sequence GTGAAGGCACTCTCGCAAAAGCGGCGTCACCCACTAGCAGCAATCGCATTGCTACTCATGGGGCTCCTCGTCACTGGTGGGCTCTACGCCGTGGCCACCACCGTCAATGAGGCAAAGGCTTCCACCACCACCTACAGCGCAAACGACGTCGAGGAAGGCGGCAAGCTTTTCGCCGCCAACTGCTCCACCTGCCACGGCATGGGCGCCAGCGGGTCCCAGGCTGGACCGTCCCTCGTAGGCGTCGGCGCCGCGTCTGTTGACTTCCAGGTGGGCACCGGCCGTATGCCGATGCAGATGAACGGTCCCCAGGCCATGGAGAAGCCCGTCCAGTTCAACGATGAGCAGACCCGGCAGCTTGCAGCCTACGTGGCTTCCCTGGGTGCCGGTCCGGCAATCCCTGACGAAAGCCTGCTGGATGAGGGCGGAGACGCTGCCGTCGGTGGCGAGCTGTTCCGCACCAACTGCGCAATGTGCCACAACGCCGCTGCTGCCGGTGGTGCACTGACCCGGGGCAAGTTCGCTCCCGAGCTGGCAGGCGTATCAGGAAAGCACATCTACGAGGCCATGGTGACCGGCCCGCAGAACATGCCGGTTTTCAGCGACTCAAACATCACTCCCGAGGGTAAGCGCGACATCATCACCTTCCTGAAGCAGATCGAGTCCACCGGCTCCCCCGGTGGTGCCGCCCTCGGTTCCCTGGGCCCCGTTGCTGAAGGCCTGTTTGTCTGGGTTGCCGGCCTGGGTGTCATTATCGCGTTCACCATCTGGCTGACCTCGCGCACGTCCTGA
- a CDS encoding ubiquinol-cytochrome c reductase iron-sulfur subunit produces the protein MGNHSDGSPIHSGTVATAGQNEVEKFQDPGLPPHRLRLADTDPKAAKRAERQVALLFGISVVGTLIFLVAYFAIDLGVGESTIATIRLQNMLLGLGTAFSMLGIGTGIVHWAKALMPDHEVSEERHKIRYEEDRVAAVRIVDDIVEETGIKRRPLIRNTLLGAVALAPLPAVAIFGDLGPRPDDKLAHTMWAPTDGQLKRLARDPDGTPIKASDVTIGSAFHVIPEGLNELHEGKLNEKAKAVVLLMRLDPASLNPSAGREDWGYNGIVAYSKICTHVGCPVALYEQQTHHLLCPCHQSTFDLTQECKVIFGPASRPLPQLPIAVDDEGYLVATSDFKEPVGPSYWERDMHERSIDS, from the coding sequence ATGGGCAACCATAGTGACGGCAGTCCGATCCACTCGGGCACCGTAGCTACGGCTGGTCAGAATGAGGTGGAGAAGTTCCAGGACCCTGGACTTCCTCCGCACCGTTTGCGCCTGGCTGACACGGACCCGAAGGCCGCAAAGCGGGCAGAACGGCAGGTCGCCTTACTATTTGGCATCTCCGTTGTTGGCACCCTGATCTTTCTGGTGGCGTATTTTGCCATTGATCTTGGGGTTGGAGAATCTACCATTGCCACCATCCGGCTGCAGAACATGCTGCTGGGTCTGGGAACGGCATTCTCAATGCTCGGCATTGGTACCGGCATCGTGCACTGGGCCAAGGCCCTGATGCCCGACCACGAAGTCTCTGAAGAGCGCCACAAGATCCGCTACGAAGAGGACCGTGTCGCCGCCGTGCGCATCGTCGACGACATCGTCGAAGAGACGGGCATCAAGCGCCGGCCGCTGATCCGCAACACCCTTCTGGGTGCCGTGGCCCTCGCGCCGCTGCCCGCAGTCGCCATCTTCGGCGACCTCGGACCGCGCCCGGACGACAAGCTTGCCCACACCATGTGGGCCCCCACCGACGGGCAGCTTAAGCGTCTTGCCCGCGACCCCGACGGCACCCCCATCAAGGCCTCGGATGTCACCATCGGCTCGGCTTTCCACGTTATTCCGGAAGGCCTGAACGAACTCCACGAGGGCAAGCTCAACGAGAAGGCCAAGGCCGTTGTGCTCCTCATGCGCCTGGACCCCGCGTCGTTGAACCCTTCCGCGGGCCGCGAGGACTGGGGCTACAACGGAATCGTTGCCTACTCCAAGATCTGCACCCACGTCGGTTGCCCTGTTGCCCTGTACGAGCAGCAGACGCACCACCTGCTGTGCCCGTGCCACCAGTCCACCTTTGACCTCACCCAAGAGTGCAAGGTGATCTTCGGCCCCGCCAGCCGGCCGCTCCCGCAGCTGCCCATCGCAGTTGATGACGAGGGCTACCTGGTCGCCACCAGCGACTTCAAAGAACCCGTAGGACCAAGTTACTGGGAGCGTGATATGCATGAGCGCAGCATCGACAGCTGA
- a CDS encoding cytochrome b, translating to MSAASTAEPAFAAKTKTGRVTDFVDSRVGGSGILREFGRKVFPDHWSFMFGEVALYSFVILLLSGTFLTFFFDPSMAETHYDGSYVPLKGVEMSVAYSSSLDISFDIRGGLFMRQVHHWAALLFVASIAVHMLRVFFTGAFRKPREMNWVVGGVLLILAMAAGFTGYSLPDDLLSGNGLRIIDGVIKSIPIVGTYISFFLFGGEFPGTVVIGRLYMLHILLVPALILLMIVLHLFMVVIHKHTQYPGPGRNDNNVVGYPLGPVYAAKAGGFFFIVFGVLALMAGFFTINPIWNYGPYDPSPVSAGTQPDWYIGFVDGALRLMPGTLGDWWVEQVWFGYVFSFNVLLPALVPAGILFTVMFMYPWIERWITKDDREHHVLDRPRNAPTRTAIGMAGFVWYCVMWAAAGSDLIATHFGVSLNDVTYWLRALFVIGPIIAFIVTKRVALALQRKDREIALHGRETGRIVRLPHGEFIEVHAPLDEYKRYKLVGFESPEVLPAVPNEHGVVTRKEKRRAFLSKWFFEDRVAPATPAELEAAHGHGHAAVEAPEEAKSLSH from the coding sequence ATGAGCGCAGCATCGACAGCTGAGCCCGCTTTCGCCGCCAAAACCAAGACCGGTCGGGTTACCGACTTTGTCGATTCACGTGTTGGCGGATCCGGAATCCTCCGGGAATTCGGCCGTAAGGTCTTCCCCGACCACTGGTCCTTCATGTTCGGCGAAGTGGCACTGTACTCCTTCGTTATCCTGCTGCTCTCCGGCACGTTCCTGACGTTCTTCTTCGACCCGTCCATGGCCGAGACACACTACGACGGTTCGTACGTTCCCCTCAAGGGCGTCGAAATGTCCGTCGCCTACAGCTCCTCCCTGGACATCTCGTTCGATATCCGCGGCGGCCTCTTCATGCGCCAGGTCCACCACTGGGCAGCACTGCTGTTCGTGGCGTCCATTGCCGTGCACATGCTGCGGGTTTTCTTCACAGGTGCGTTCCGCAAGCCGCGTGAGATGAACTGGGTAGTGGGCGGAGTCCTGCTCATCCTGGCCATGGCTGCCGGCTTCACCGGATACTCGCTCCCCGACGACCTGCTGTCCGGCAACGGCCTGCGGATTATCGACGGCGTGATCAAGTCCATCCCGATCGTCGGTACGTACATCTCGTTCTTCCTCTTTGGCGGAGAGTTCCCGGGAACGGTAGTTATTGGGCGGCTTTACATGCTGCATATCCTGCTGGTTCCGGCCCTGATCCTGCTGATGATCGTCCTGCACCTGTTTATGGTTGTCATCCACAAGCACACCCAGTACCCCGGCCCGGGCCGCAACGACAACAACGTTGTCGGCTACCCCCTCGGTCCTGTCTACGCTGCGAAAGCCGGTGGATTCTTCTTCATCGTCTTCGGTGTCCTGGCTCTGATGGCAGGTTTCTTCACCATCAACCCGATCTGGAACTACGGTCCGTATGACCCCTCCCCTGTGTCGGCCGGTACCCAGCCTGACTGGTACATCGGCTTCGTTGACGGTGCCCTGCGCCTGATGCCCGGTACGTTGGGAGACTGGTGGGTAGAGCAAGTCTGGTTCGGCTACGTCTTCAGTTTCAACGTCCTGCTGCCGGCCCTTGTGCCCGCCGGAATTCTGTTCACGGTGATGTTCATGTACCCGTGGATCGAGCGGTGGATCACCAAGGACGACCGCGAGCACCACGTGCTGGACCGTCCCCGCAACGCACCGACCCGCACCGCGATCGGCATGGCTGGGTTTGTCTGGTACTGCGTAATGTGGGCAGCTGCAGGTTCCGACCTGATTGCCACACACTTCGGTGTCTCCCTGAACGACGTCACGTACTGGCTCCGCGCCCTGTTCGTCATCGGCCCGATCATCGCGTTCATCGTTACGAAGCGCGTGGCCCTGGCCCTTCAGCGCAAGGACCGCGAGATCGCACTCCACGGCCGGGAGACCGGGCGAATCGTCCGCCTCCCGCATGGAGAGTTCATTGAGGTGCACGCACCGCTGGACGAGTACAAGCGCTACAAGCTGGTCGGCTTCGAGTCGCCTGAGGTTCTTCCGGCCGTCCCGAACGAGCATGGCGTGGTGACCCGCAAGGAGAAGCGCCGGGCGTTCCTTTCCAAGTGGTTCTTCGAGGACCGCGTGGCTCCGGCAACGCCTGCTGAGCTGGAAGCCGCCCACGGCCACGGCCATGCAGCCGTAGAAGCCCCGGAAGAAGCAAAGAGCCTTTCCCACTAA
- a CDS encoding GntR family transcriptional regulator, with translation MAVGAKGIKGDIDRTSGTAIYIQLREILRTYIAESCPPGSALPSERDLAERFGLARMTVRQAIDALVGEEVIERVVGLGTFVRRPKLDLQVKLTSYSEEMQRRGMVPAAKVLSFEQIGASAFLARELQLDEGTPLVRFRRLLLADGEPMSVDENFIPAHRVPGLLDGEPPTSLYNVLSEQFGLVMEWGEDMIEATAASPSTARLLNVEVGSPLLKIQRHAFVARAMVDYSVSYYRADRYKLWVPLQRPGARRARNH, from the coding sequence ATGGCGGTTGGCGCTAAAGGCATTAAGGGCGACATCGACCGCACCAGCGGCACGGCGATCTATATCCAACTGCGGGAAATCCTGCGGACCTACATTGCCGAGTCGTGCCCGCCCGGTTCCGCGCTGCCCTCAGAGCGGGATCTTGCGGAACGGTTCGGCCTTGCCAGGATGACCGTCCGGCAGGCTATCGACGCGCTGGTCGGTGAAGAGGTCATCGAACGCGTGGTGGGACTGGGCACTTTCGTCCGCCGGCCCAAACTGGACCTGCAGGTAAAACTGACCTCCTACAGCGAAGAGATGCAGCGCCGCGGAATGGTCCCGGCGGCCAAGGTGCTGAGCTTCGAACAGATCGGGGCCAGTGCCTTCCTGGCGCGTGAGCTGCAGCTGGACGAGGGGACGCCGCTGGTCCGGTTCCGCAGGCTGCTCCTGGCGGATGGTGAGCCCATGAGCGTCGATGAGAACTTCATCCCTGCCCACCGGGTACCCGGACTCCTGGACGGGGAACCGCCCACGTCCCTCTATAACGTCCTCAGCGAGCAATTCGGACTGGTGATGGAGTGGGGAGAGGACATGATCGAAGCCACAGCGGCTTCCCCGTCCACCGCCCGCTTGCTCAACGTGGAGGTGGGATCGCCTTTGCTGAAAATCCAGCGGCATGCCTTTGTGGCACGCGCAATGGTGGACTACTCGGTGTCCTATTACCGGGCGGACAGATACAAGCTGTGGGTGCCCCTGCAGCGTCCGGGGGCACGCAGGGCACGCAACCACTAG
- a CDS encoding HPr family phosphocarrier protein, which translates to MPTHKAVVTAAVGLHARPAAVFVRAVTDTGLPVTIAKPGNAGVDARSLLQVMTADFQHGCEVVLGINESALSGPLSREKADDVLGCLVSLLESQGVVQAS; encoded by the coding sequence TTGCCAACACACAAGGCCGTAGTCACAGCCGCTGTCGGACTGCACGCCCGTCCTGCCGCAGTCTTTGTCCGGGCCGTCACCGACACCGGCCTTCCTGTAACCATCGCCAAACCCGGTAACGCCGGTGTGGATGCCCGGTCCCTGCTCCAAGTGATGACCGCTGACTTCCAGCACGGCTGCGAAGTGGTGCTGGGCATCAATGAGAGCGCCCTGAGCGGGCCTCTGAGCCGCGAGAAAGCTGACGACGTTCTCGGGTGTCTCGTAAGCCTCCTCGAGTCCCAGGGCGTTGTGCAGGCTTCCTGA
- a CDS encoding cytochrome c oxidase subunit 4: protein MKIESWIFGAGVFFFVPVAVVYGFLTNWGEWVGILGILLVGGLAGMIGGYLGFTGKRIGLRPEDRSDAEIHEGAGEQGHFSPWSWWPLVLGLACAGGFLGLAVGWWIVYIAAGLAVVALIGWVYEYSRGDHAH, encoded by the coding sequence GTGAAAATCGAATCCTGGATCTTTGGAGCCGGAGTTTTCTTCTTTGTCCCGGTAGCCGTGGTTTACGGTTTCCTGACCAACTGGGGCGAGTGGGTTGGCATCCTGGGCATCCTCCTTGTCGGCGGCCTCGCCGGCATGATCGGCGGATACCTCGGCTTCACGGGCAAGCGTATCGGGCTGCGTCCCGAGGACCGCAGCGATGCTGAAATCCACGAAGGCGCCGGCGAACAGGGCCACTTCAGCCCCTGGAGCTGGTGGCCACTGGTGCTGGGCCTCGCCTGCGCGGGTGGCTTCCTTGGCCTGGCAGTTGGCTGGTGGATTGTTTACATCGCAGCCGGTCTTGCTGTGGTAGCCCTCATCGGCTGGGTTTACGAGTACAGCCGCGGAGACCACGCACACTAG
- the ctaD gene encoding cytochrome c oxidase subunit I produces MATYTQSAPTGVLTAPVVPKSKGRIVVNWITSTDHKTIGYMYLIASFIFFCLGGVMALLIRAELFEPGMQILQTKEQYNQLFTMHGTVMLLMFATPLFAGFANVIMPLQIGAPDVAFPRLNALAFWFFLFGSTIAVSGFITPQGAASFGWFAYAPLSNTTFSPGIGGDLWVFGLALSGFGTILGAVNFITTIICMRAPGMTMWRMPIFTWNTLVTAILVLMAFPPLAAALFALGADRRFGAHIFDPENGGAVLWQHLFWFFGHPEVYIIALPFFGIVSEIFPVFSRKPIFGYKGLVYATIAIAALSVTVWAHHMYVTGSVLLPFFAFMTMLIAVPTGVKFFNWIGTMWRGSLTFETPMLWSIGFLITFLFGGLTGIILASPPLDFHVSDSYFVVAHFHYVVFGTVVFAMFAGFYFWWPKWTGKMLNERLGKIHFWLLFLGFHGTFLIQHWLGVEGMPRRYADYLVEDNFTWMNQFSTVASFVLGASLIPFFWNVYITWRSAERVQVDDPWGFGASLEWATSCPPPRHNFTSLPRIRSERPALDLHHPELRQVQTVESPALAAQALGNADQKDTAQ; encoded by the coding sequence GTGGCTACGTACACTCAATCCGCACCCACCGGAGTCCTGACGGCTCCCGTGGTTCCCAAGTCCAAGGGGCGCATCGTCGTCAACTGGATTACCTCCACAGACCACAAGACCATCGGGTACATGTACCTGATCGCGTCCTTCATCTTCTTCTGCCTGGGCGGCGTCATGGCGCTGCTGATCCGCGCCGAGCTCTTTGAGCCCGGCATGCAGATCCTGCAGACGAAGGAGCAGTACAACCAGCTGTTCACCATGCACGGCACAGTGATGCTCCTAATGTTCGCCACCCCGCTTTTCGCCGGGTTCGCGAACGTCATCATGCCGCTGCAGATCGGTGCTCCGGACGTGGCGTTCCCGCGCCTGAACGCCCTGGCCTTCTGGTTCTTCCTGTTCGGCTCCACCATCGCGGTCTCGGGCTTCATCACCCCCCAGGGTGCTGCCTCGTTCGGCTGGTTCGCCTACGCGCCGCTGTCCAACACCACTTTCAGCCCCGGCATCGGTGGAGACCTGTGGGTCTTCGGGCTTGCCCTGTCCGGCTTCGGAACCATCCTTGGTGCCGTCAACTTCATCACCACCATCATCTGCATGCGCGCTCCGGGCATGACCATGTGGCGGATGCCGATCTTCACCTGGAACACCCTGGTCACGGCCATCCTGGTCCTTATGGCCTTCCCGCCGCTGGCAGCAGCCCTGTTCGCCCTCGGCGCGGACCGCCGTTTCGGTGCCCACATCTTCGACCCGGAGAACGGCGGTGCCGTCCTGTGGCAGCACCTGTTCTGGTTCTTCGGCCACCCGGAGGTGTACATCATTGCGCTGCCGTTCTTCGGCATCGTGTCAGAGATCTTCCCGGTCTTCAGCCGCAAGCCGATCTTCGGCTACAAAGGCCTGGTCTACGCGACCATCGCCATCGCAGCGCTGTCCGTCACCGTGTGGGCGCACCACATGTACGTCACCGGGTCCGTTCTGCTCCCGTTCTTCGCCTTCATGACCATGCTCATCGCAGTTCCCACGGGCGTGAAGTTCTTCAACTGGATCGGCACCATGTGGCGGGGATCTCTGACCTTTGAGACCCCGATGCTGTGGAGCATCGGCTTCCTGATCACCTTCCTTTTCGGCGGCCTGACCGGCATCATCCTGGCCTCCCCGCCGCTGGACTTCCACGTCTCCGACTCCTACTTCGTGGTGGCACACTTCCACTACGTGGTGTTCGGCACCGTGGTGTTCGCGATGTTCGCAGGGTTCTACTTCTGGTGGCCCAAGTGGACCGGAAAGATGCTCAACGAGCGCCTTGGCAAGATCCACTTCTGGCTCCTCTTCCTCGGCTTCCACGGCACGTTCCTCATCCAGCACTGGCTGGGCGTTGAGGGCATGCCGCGCCGCTACGCTGACTACCTGGTGGAGGACAACTTCACCTGGATGAACCAGTTCTCCACCGTTGCCTCCTTCGTGCTGGGTGCTTCACTGATTCCGTTCTTCTGGAACGTCTACATCACGTGGCGCAGCGCTGAGAGGGTCCAGGTGGACGATCCCTGGGGCTTCGGTGCCTCGCTTGAGTGGGCCACTTCATGCCCGCCGCCCCGCCATAACTTCACCTCGCTGCCCCGGATCCGTTCCGAGCGTCCTGCACTGGACCTTCACCACCCGGAACTTCGCCAGGTCCAGACCGTTGAGTCCCCCGCTCTTGCAGCCCAGGCTCTGGGCAACGCCGACCAGAAGGACACCGCACAGTGA
- the coxB gene encoding cytochrome c oxidase subunit II — translation MSSQNRTGSRRKTITTITGLAIAGALVLTGCSPEVEKGWLPTERGTTSNTDRIMDLWVNSWIAALVVGIITWGLIVWCLVAYRRRKGTVGFPRQTSFNLPLEVFYLTIPLFMVLVFFYFTDRDQQAIDDRSQPADVVVDVRGKQWAWDFNYKAGDVIEEDVYEAGVQAHLTGNTIDKEQLPTLYLPVNKSVDLELNARDVIHSFWVPAFLQKRDMIPGKTNYIRFTPTKEGTYDGKCAELCGEYHSEMLFRVKVVSESEFQAHLDDLKAAGNTGLLGVEYDRNPNLNEIK, via the coding sequence GTGAGTTCGCAGAACCGAACCGGCAGCCGACGCAAAACGATTACAACGATCACTGGCTTGGCTATTGCCGGCGCGTTGGTTTTGACCGGATGTTCGCCAGAGGTAGAGAAGGGGTGGCTGCCCACTGAACGTGGCACCACCAGCAACACCGACCGCATCATGGACCTCTGGGTCAACTCATGGATTGCCGCCCTGGTCGTGGGCATCATTACCTGGGGCCTGATCGTCTGGTGCCTGGTCGCCTACCGGCGCCGCAAGGGCACCGTCGGGTTCCCGCGGCAGACCAGCTTCAACCTTCCCCTCGAGGTTTTTTACCTGACCATCCCGCTGTTCATGGTCCTGGTGTTCTTCTACTTCACCGACCGCGACCAGCAGGCCATTGATGACCGCTCCCAGCCCGCCGACGTCGTTGTTGACGTCCGCGGCAAGCAGTGGGCCTGGGACTTCAACTACAAGGCCGGCGACGTCATCGAAGAAGACGTCTACGAAGCCGGCGTCCAGGCGCACCTCACCGGAAACACGATCGACAAGGAACAGCTCCCCACCCTGTACTTGCCGGTGAACAAGTCCGTTGACCTGGAACTGAACGCACGCGACGTCATCCACTCCTTCTGGGTTCCCGCCTTCCTCCAGAAGCGCGACATGATCCCGGGCAAAACCAACTACATCCGGTTTACGCCCACTAAAGAGGGCACCTACGACGGCAAGTGCGCTGAACTCTGCGGCGAGTACCACTCCGAGATGCTGTTCCGCGTCAAGGTGGTGTCGGAATCTGAATTCCAGGCCCACCTGGACGACCTGAAGGCAGCGGGCAACACAGGCCTCCTCGGTGTGGAGTACGACCGCAACCCGAACCTGAACGAAATTAAGTAA
- a CDS encoding HesB/IscA family protein, translated as MSTATNENSTETTSAAGELPVHEVNLTDVAAGKVRSLLEQEGRTDLRLRVAVQPGGCSGLIYQLYFDERLLDGDAVRDFDGVEVVVDKMSVPYLSGASIDFEDTISKQGFTIDNPNAGGSCACGDSFH; from the coding sequence ATGAGCACCGCAACCAATGAGAACAGCACCGAAACCACCAGCGCTGCCGGCGAACTGCCGGTCCACGAGGTCAACCTGACCGACGTCGCAGCAGGCAAGGTCCGCAGCCTTCTCGAGCAGGAAGGCCGTACGGATCTGCGCCTTCGGGTTGCCGTGCAGCCCGGCGGCTGCTCCGGACTGATCTACCAGCTCTACTTCGACGAGCGGCTCCTCGACGGGGACGCCGTCCGCGACTTCGACGGCGTCGAAGTCGTCGTGGACAAGATGAGCGTGCCGTACCTGAGCGGTGCGAGCATCGACTTCGAAGACACCATCTCAAAGCAGGGCTTCACCATCGACAACCCCAACGCCGGTGGCTCCTGCGCCTGTGGAGATTCCTTCCACTAG
- a CDS encoding dipeptidase: MTSSPTATPHNSSGPTHPGLDENSWTEELRTSIDRSFDVTLNRLKELVAIPGIAWPSFDRTPLERSAEAVAELLRGAGMDGVQILGCNKADGTPGGPAVVARRPAAEGKPTILLYAHHDVQPAGDETLWDTRPFTAVEKDGRLFGRGAADDKAGIMAHLAAYAAVSEVLGDALGLGVTFFFEGEEEAGSPTFRPFLEANRELLRADVIVVADSSNWKVGVPALTTSLRGLVDGVIDVQVLEHAVHSGMYGGPVLDAPTLLSRLIATFHDHQGNVAIEGLVSTDNATVDLPEADYRADASVLDGVRLAGSGSITSRLGTKPALSIIGFDAPAVDVASNTLLPRARAKFSLRLAPGQVPSEAMEAVRRHVEANAPFGARVVFTPGESGNPFQTDTSSAAATVAMWALGEAWGVPAVETGIGGSIPFIADLMELYPDVQILVTGVEDPDSRAHSANESLHLGDFRKAILAEALMLASLNSGGLQRPPA, from the coding sequence ATGACTTCATCGCCGACGGCCACCCCGCACAACTCCAGCGGCCCCACACACCCGGGCCTTGACGAAAACTCCTGGACAGAAGAGCTCCGGACCTCGATTGACCGCTCCTTTGACGTCACGCTGAACCGGCTCAAGGAACTCGTCGCCATCCCTGGCATCGCCTGGCCCAGCTTTGACCGGACCCCGCTGGAGCGCAGCGCTGAAGCTGTGGCGGAACTGCTCCGCGGCGCGGGCATGGACGGGGTGCAGATCCTGGGATGCAACAAGGCGGACGGCACTCCGGGCGGGCCCGCCGTCGTCGCCCGACGACCTGCTGCCGAGGGTAAACCCACCATCCTTTTATATGCCCACCACGATGTCCAGCCCGCCGGAGACGAAACGCTCTGGGACACCAGGCCCTTCACCGCGGTGGAGAAGGACGGACGGCTGTTCGGCCGCGGCGCAGCAGACGACAAGGCCGGCATCATGGCCCATCTGGCAGCCTATGCCGCTGTTTCCGAGGTCCTCGGTGATGCACTCGGGCTGGGCGTCACCTTCTTCTTCGAGGGGGAGGAGGAAGCCGGTTCACCCACATTCCGGCCGTTCCTCGAAGCCAACCGCGAGCTGCTCCGGGCCGACGTCATCGTTGTCGCGGATTCCAGCAACTGGAAAGTGGGCGTCCCTGCACTCACCACGAGCCTGCGCGGGCTCGTAGATGGAGTTATTGACGTCCAGGTGCTTGAGCATGCGGTCCACTCCGGAATGTATGGCGGTCCTGTACTGGACGCGCCCACCCTGCTTTCCCGCCTGATCGCCACATTCCACGACCACCAGGGAAACGTCGCCATTGAGGGCCTCGTGTCCACGGACAACGCAACAGTGGACCTGCCCGAAGCGGACTACCGCGCCGATGCGTCCGTGCTCGACGGCGTACGCCTGGCCGGGTCGGGCAGCATCACGTCCAGGCTCGGGACCAAGCCGGCGCTGTCCATCATCGGTTTCGATGCTCCAGCCGTTGACGTCGCGTCCAACACCCTCCTGCCCCGGGCACGGGCCAAGTTCAGCCTGCGGCTGGCGCCGGGCCAGGTTCCGTCCGAGGCCATGGAAGCAGTGCGACGCCACGTCGAAGCCAATGCACCCTTTGGTGCAAGGGTCGTCTTCACGCCGGGGGAGAGCGGCAACCCGTTCCAGACCGACACCTCCTCCGCAGCGGCCACGGTGGCCATGTGGGCACTGGGGGAAGCCTGGGGTGTGCCCGCCGTCGAGACCGGAATTGGCGGCTCAATTCCTTTCATCGCCGACCTGATGGAGCTCTATCCGGACGTCCAGATCCTGGTGACCGGAGTGGAGGATCCCGACTCACGCGCGCACAGTGCAAATGAGTCCCTGCACCTCGGTGACTTCCGGAAAGCCATCCTGGCCGAAGCCTTGATGCTGGCCAGCCTCAACAGCGGTGGGCTGCAGCGGCCCCCTGCCTGA
- a CDS encoding DUF3043 domain-containing protein produces the protein MFGRKKEAPSAQELVDQQAAEAAARQGGVAGKGAPTPTRRAQEAARKRPLVPEDRKASKAAERQAIQDQRQKMRQALDTGDEKFLPLRDKGPQKRFARDYVDARFSLGEYLMFGALVFVLVSLMVPASSELMIYVLGGFWVMFLAVFVDVFILSRKLRRRLTEKFGEVERGTVWYGSMRSLQFRKLRLPKPQVKRGQYPA, from the coding sequence GTGTTCGGACGTAAAAAGGAAGCGCCTTCGGCGCAGGAATTAGTAGACCAGCAGGCGGCAGAGGCGGCGGCGCGGCAAGGCGGCGTGGCCGGCAAAGGCGCCCCGACTCCCACCCGCAGGGCGCAGGAGGCGGCACGCAAGCGTCCGCTCGTGCCGGAGGACCGCAAAGCGTCCAAGGCTGCCGAGCGCCAGGCCATCCAGGATCAGCGGCAAAAGATGCGCCAGGCGCTGGACACGGGTGACGAAAAGTTCCTGCCCCTGCGGGACAAGGGTCCCCAGAAGCGCTTCGCGCGCGATTATGTGGACGCCCGCTTCAGCCTGGGTGAGTACCTGATGTTCGGCGCGCTCGTCTTTGTCCTGGTGTCCCTGATGGTGCCGGCTTCCAGCGAACTGATGATTTATGTCCTGGGCGGATTCTGGGTGATGTTCCTGGCCGTTTTCGTGGACGTGTTCATCCTCTCGCGTAAGCTCCGCAGGCGGCTGACCGAAAAGTTTGGCGAGGTGGAACGCGGCACCGTCTGGTACGGCTCCATGCGCTCGCTCCAATTCCGCAAGCTGCGGTTGCCCAAGCCACAGGTCAAGCGCGGCCAGTACCCGGCCTGA